In Zingiber officinale cultivar Zhangliang chromosome 8B, Zo_v1.1, whole genome shotgun sequence, a single genomic region encodes these proteins:
- the LOC122017469 gene encoding probable serine/threonine-protein kinase At1g54610 isoform X1, which yields MGCLLSKRSAAAPSAPAEKAPPTWPSERPCIPPALSPPDPSTWPIWLLAVAGESLRGWNPRRADSFRKVAKIGSGTYSNVYKARDLETGRMVAMKKVRFDLAEPESVRFMAREITVLRRLDHPNVVRLEGIAISRVSSALYLVFEYMEHDLAGLAAAPGVHFTEPQVKCYMKQLLSGLEHCHSRGVLHRDIKGSNLLLDNEGTLKIADFGLASTFDPSRKARMTSRVVTLWYRAPELLLGATNYGVGIDLWSAGCILAELFMGKPVLPGRTEVEQLHRIFKLCGSPSEKYWKKSKLRHTTIVRPKQHYTCCIRETFKEFPPSSLSLIDSLLSLDPDDRGTATTALNHEFFTTEPCACDPSSLPQYPPSKEMDAKLREKARRQSTVCRKGYSEASRRSSVRNCHSRAVPAPEANAELQVNLELQRMRLMTHINVTSKSEKFPPPHQDGSVGILLDGPMSFVAPDTSFTSSVFEAKEYSSGGLVTSEGTHKRNISKEEPRGLKRFMEIKRNRRVHGDRRKEIEVLSK from the exons ATGGGTTGCCTCCTCAGCAAGCGGAGCGCCGCCGCCCCGTCGGCCCCCGCCGAGAAAGCCCCCCCAACGTGGCCCTCAGAACGCCCCTGCATCCCCCCGGCGCTCTCCCCTCCCGACCCTTCCACCTGGCCCATCTGGCTCCTTGCCGTCGCTGGAGAATCCCTCCGCGGGTGGAACCCTCGCCGAGCCGACTCGTTCCGCAAGGTTGCCAAG ATCGGGTCGGGAACGTACAGCAACGTGTATAAGGCGCGGGACTTGGAGACGGGGCGGATGGTGGCGATGAAGAAAGTGCGCTTCGACCTGGCGGAGCCGGAGAGCGTGCGATTCATGGCGAGGGAGATCACGGTGCTCCGGCGGCTCGACCACCCTAACGTCGTCCGGCTTGAGGGAATTGCCATCTCCCGCGTCTCCTCCGCTCTTTACCTCGTCTTTGAGTACATGGAGCATGACCTCGCTGGACTCGCTGCAGCACCCGGTGTGCATTTCACGGAGCCCCAG GTCAAATGCTACATGAAGCAGTTACTTTCTGGTCTTGAGCATTGCCACAGTCGAGGAGTCCTGCACCGTGACATCAAAGGTTCAAATTTGCTTTTGGACAATGAAGGAACACTCAAGATAGCTGATTTTGGACTTGCTTCTACCTTTGATCCTAGCCGCAAGGCACGAATGACTAGTCGAGTGGTCACGTTGTGGTATCGTGCTCCAGAACTCCTACTTGGTGCAACAAACTATGGTGTTGGTATTGATCTCTGGAGTGCTGGCTGCATTTTGGCAGAATTATTTATGGGAAAACCAGTATTGCCTGGAAGGACCGAG GTGGAGCAGCTACACAGGATCTTTAAGTTGTGTGGATCACCTTCAGAAAAGTACTGGAAGAAATCAAAATTGCGGCATACTACTATTGTGAGGCCAAAACAACACTACACCTGTTGCATAAGAGAAACCTTCAAGGAATTTCCACCTTCTTCTCTATCTCTAATTGACTCACTCCTTTCACTTGACCCAGATGATAGAGGCACAGCTACTACTGCTTTGAACCATGAA TTCTTCACCACTGAACCTTGTGCCTGTGATCCGTCGAGCTTGCCTCAGTATCCTCCAAGCAAAGAAATGGATGCAAAACTGAGAGAGAAGGCCAGAAG ACAAAGCACTGTTTGTCGGAAAGGCTATTCTGAAGCATCAAGACGATCTAGTGTCCGTAATTGCCATAGCAGAGCAGTTCCAGCTCCAGAAGCCAATGCAGAGCTGCAAGTAAATTTGGAA TTGCAGAGAATGCGATTGATGACTCATATAAATGTGACAAGCAAAAGCGAAAAGTTCCCACCGCCTCATCAGGATGGATCTGTTGGAATCCTGTTGGACGGACCAATGTCTTTCGTAGCACCAGATACATCTTTTACTTCCTCAGTGTTTGAAGCAAAGGAATACTCTAGTGGAGGACTGGTTACTAGTGAAGGCACTCACAAGAGGAACATAAGCAAAGAGGAGCCAAGAGGTTTGAAGAGATTCATGGagatcaaaagaaatagaagagtTCATGGAGacagaagaaaagaaatagaagttTTGAGTAAGTGA
- the LOC122014300 gene encoding leucine-rich repeat protein 2-like — MKAWQLASLCILIIAARMVNSNLEGDILIAQRSAWNDPHNVLQTWDPTLVNPCTWLHVTCNNENSVIRLDLGNASLSGPLSPRLGGLANLQYLELYANFITGAIPTELGNLTKLVSLDLYLNRLTGSIPSSLGNIQSLVFLRLHSNNLNGGIPPTLGNLIKLAILDFSSNALSGSIPSSLGNIESLVNLRLNGNNLSGVIPEQVLDLIVTGNLTEINVSDNYMNGTTRNSGKRVTTIIQDA, encoded by the exons ATGAAGGCATGGCAATTAGCTTCTCTGTGTATCCTTATCATTGCCGCAAGAATGGTGAATTCCAACCTTGAAG GTGATATTCTTATTGCCCAGAGAAGTGCTTGGAATGATCCACATAATGTCCTGCAAACCTGGGATCCAACTCTGGTGAATCCCTGCACTTGGCTTCATGTCACTTGTAACAACGAAAACTCTGTTATACGACT GGATTTGGGTAATGCTTCATTATCAGGTCCTCTCAGTCCTCGTTTGGGAGGACTAGCAAATCTTCAATACTT AGAGTTATATGCAAATTTCATAACTGGAGCCATACCAACTGAACTGGGGAACTTGACAAAGTTGGTGAGCTTGGATTTGTATTTGAATCGACTGACTGGCTCAATCCCTTCTTCTCTTGGCAACATCCAGTCCTTGGTTTTCTT GAGGTTGCATTCAAATAACCTAAATGGTGGAATACCACCTACGCTAGGGAACTTGATAAAGCTGGCGATATTGGATTTCTCCAGCAATGCATTGAGTGGCTCAATCCCTTCTTCTCTTGGCAACATTGAGTCCTTAGTGAACTT GCGGCTTAATGGAAATAATCTTTCTGGAGTAATACCAGAACAAGTGCTTGATCTCATTGTCACTGGCAACCTAACTGAGAT AAATGTTTCAGACAATTATATGAATGGGACAACTAGGAATTCTGGGAAAAGAG TTACTACCATCATTCAAGATGCATAA
- the LOC122017469 gene encoding probable serine/threonine-protein kinase At1g54610 isoform X2, with protein MGCLLSKRSAAAPSAPAEKAPPTWPSERPCIPPALSPPDPSTWPIWLLAVAGESLRGWNPRRADSFRKVAKIGSGTYSNVYKARDLETGRMVAMKKVRFDLAEPESVRFMAREITVLRRLDHPNVVRLEGIAISRVSSALYLVFEYMEHDLAGLAAAPGVHFTEPQVKCYMKQLLSGLEHCHSRGVLHRDIKGSNLLLDNEGTLKIADFGLASTFDPSRKARMTSRVVTLWYRAPELLLGATNYGVGIDLWSAGCILAELFMGKPVLPGRTEVEQLHRIFKLCGSPSEKYWKKSKLRHTTIVRPKQHYTCCIRETFKEFPPSSLSLIDSLLSLDPDDRGTATTALNHEFFTTEPCACDPSSLPQYPPSKEMDAKLREKARRQSTVCRKGYSEASRRSSVRNCHSRAVPAPEANAELQVNLERMRLMTHINVTSKSEKFPPPHQDGSVGILLDGPMSFVAPDTSFTSSVFEAKEYSSGGLVTSEGTHKRNISKEEPRGLKRFMEIKRNRRVHGDRRKEIEVLSK; from the exons ATGGGTTGCCTCCTCAGCAAGCGGAGCGCCGCCGCCCCGTCGGCCCCCGCCGAGAAAGCCCCCCCAACGTGGCCCTCAGAACGCCCCTGCATCCCCCCGGCGCTCTCCCCTCCCGACCCTTCCACCTGGCCCATCTGGCTCCTTGCCGTCGCTGGAGAATCCCTCCGCGGGTGGAACCCTCGCCGAGCCGACTCGTTCCGCAAGGTTGCCAAG ATCGGGTCGGGAACGTACAGCAACGTGTATAAGGCGCGGGACTTGGAGACGGGGCGGATGGTGGCGATGAAGAAAGTGCGCTTCGACCTGGCGGAGCCGGAGAGCGTGCGATTCATGGCGAGGGAGATCACGGTGCTCCGGCGGCTCGACCACCCTAACGTCGTCCGGCTTGAGGGAATTGCCATCTCCCGCGTCTCCTCCGCTCTTTACCTCGTCTTTGAGTACATGGAGCATGACCTCGCTGGACTCGCTGCAGCACCCGGTGTGCATTTCACGGAGCCCCAG GTCAAATGCTACATGAAGCAGTTACTTTCTGGTCTTGAGCATTGCCACAGTCGAGGAGTCCTGCACCGTGACATCAAAGGTTCAAATTTGCTTTTGGACAATGAAGGAACACTCAAGATAGCTGATTTTGGACTTGCTTCTACCTTTGATCCTAGCCGCAAGGCACGAATGACTAGTCGAGTGGTCACGTTGTGGTATCGTGCTCCAGAACTCCTACTTGGTGCAACAAACTATGGTGTTGGTATTGATCTCTGGAGTGCTGGCTGCATTTTGGCAGAATTATTTATGGGAAAACCAGTATTGCCTGGAAGGACCGAG GTGGAGCAGCTACACAGGATCTTTAAGTTGTGTGGATCACCTTCAGAAAAGTACTGGAAGAAATCAAAATTGCGGCATACTACTATTGTGAGGCCAAAACAACACTACACCTGTTGCATAAGAGAAACCTTCAAGGAATTTCCACCTTCTTCTCTATCTCTAATTGACTCACTCCTTTCACTTGACCCAGATGATAGAGGCACAGCTACTACTGCTTTGAACCATGAA TTCTTCACCACTGAACCTTGTGCCTGTGATCCGTCGAGCTTGCCTCAGTATCCTCCAAGCAAAGAAATGGATGCAAAACTGAGAGAGAAGGCCAGAAG ACAAAGCACTGTTTGTCGGAAAGGCTATTCTGAAGCATCAAGACGATCTAGTGTCCGTAATTGCCATAGCAGAGCAGTTCCAGCTCCAGAAGCCAATGCAGAGCTGCAAGTAAATTTGGAA AGAATGCGATTGATGACTCATATAAATGTGACAAGCAAAAGCGAAAAGTTCCCACCGCCTCATCAGGATGGATCTGTTGGAATCCTGTTGGACGGACCAATGTCTTTCGTAGCACCAGATACATCTTTTACTTCCTCAGTGTTTGAAGCAAAGGAATACTCTAGTGGAGGACTGGTTACTAGTGAAGGCACTCACAAGAGGAACATAAGCAAAGAGGAGCCAAGAGGTTTGAAGAGATTCATGGagatcaaaagaaatagaagagtTCATGGAGacagaagaaaagaaatagaagttTTGAGTAAGTGA